The Antarcticibacterium sp. 1MA-6-2 genome has a window encoding:
- a CDS encoding DUF2141 domain-containing protein, translating into MKNLLLIPVFLFGTLYLHAQNSIEVEIDNFKSDKGLVLLGLYNTEASFLETPFKGEKVKISGGKATFTFTNIPDGTYAITLIHDEDKNDELTKNFLGIPKEGYGASNDAPANFGPPKWKDAKFEISNGETVKQKIRLRHF; encoded by the coding sequence ATGAAGAACTTACTGCTGATCCCTGTTTTTCTTTTCGGAACCCTTTACCTGCACGCTCAAAATTCTATTGAAGTGGAAATTGACAATTTTAAATCAGATAAAGGTTTGGTTCTTTTAGGCTTGTACAATACCGAAGCTTCCTTTCTTGAAACACCCTTTAAAGGAGAAAAAGTAAAAATTTCAGGGGGGAAAGCTACCTTTACTTTTACTAATATTCCCGATGGCACCTACGCCATTACCCTGATTCACGATGAGGATAAAAATGATGAGCTCACCAAAAACTTCCTTGGAATTCCCAAAGAAGGTTATGGAGCCTCTAACGATGCTCCTGCAAATTTTGGCCCTCCTAAATGGAAGGATGCGAAATTTGAAATTAGTAACGGGGAAACTGTGAAGCAGAAGATCCGCTTAAGGCATTTTTAG
- a CDS encoding universal stress protein yields the protein MREIKNILVAIDFNETVGDLLSYAEALALKFEAKVWVVHVAEPNPDFVGFEVGPQYVRDVKADELREEHRKLQTICDTFFDESIEREALLIQGSTVETVVEEAKKLQSDLLIVGTHKHSFFHDLFSENVSLELLKKAEIPLLAIPIDED from the coding sequence ATGAGAGAGATAAAAAATATACTTGTAGCTATAGATTTTAATGAAACTGTAGGTGATTTGTTAAGTTATGCTGAAGCTCTTGCTTTAAAATTTGAAGCTAAAGTTTGGGTAGTACATGTGGCTGAACCTAATCCTGATTTTGTGGGTTTTGAGGTGGGCCCGCAATATGTTCGTGATGTTAAGGCAGATGAACTGCGGGAGGAACACCGGAAGCTGCAAACCATTTGCGACACTTTTTTTGACGAAAGCATCGAACGGGAAGCACTGTTAATCCAGGGATCTACTGTAGAAACAGTTGTGGAGGAGGCAAAAAAGCTACAAAGCGATTTGCTTATCGTTGGTACTCATAAACATAGTTTTTTCCACGACCTGTTTTCAGAAAATGTTTCCCTGGAACTTCTTAAGAAAGCCGAAATACCTTTACTGGCAATTCCTATTGATGAGGACTAA
- a CDS encoding SHOCT domain-containing protein has product MELENSRAKASGGITVNTASEEKRQPSPEEDLVASLRKLKALREQDLISQEEFEKKKAEILDKL; this is encoded by the coding sequence CTGGAACTGGAAAATTCCCGGGCTAAAGCTAGCGGAGGTATAACAGTAAACACAGCATCTGAAGAAAAGAGACAACCTTCACCCGAAGAAGATCTTGTAGCAAGTCTTAGAAAGCTGAAGGCACTTCGGGAACAGGACCTGATAAGCCAGGAGGAGTTTGAAAAGAAAAAGGCGGAAATATTGGATAAACTGTAG
- a CDS encoding 2-hydroxyacid dehydrogenase: MMKILFFSTKPYDRKYFNNQNKNHDFHLEFLDEPLNRHTAVLAKGFDAVCIFVNDSANAGVLEILASQGVKLIALRSAGYNHVDLTKAKELGIKVARVLAYSPFSVAEHTVALILTINRKTHRAYNRVREGNFSLNGLMGFDLNGKTVGLIGLGKIGMCTAKILLGFGCKVLGYDLEKSEEAENLGVEYSSLDNLYSRADIVSLHCPLTPQTHHIINKSSIAKMKKGVMLINTSRGALVDTQAVIDGLKSEQIKYLGIDVYEEEADLFFEDLSDKVIQDDVFMRLLSFNNVLIT; the protein is encoded by the coding sequence ATGATGAAGATCCTTTTCTTTAGTACAAAACCCTATGACCGGAAATATTTCAACAATCAAAATAAGAATCACGATTTTCATCTTGAATTCTTAGATGAGCCTTTGAATCGTCATACCGCTGTACTGGCTAAAGGATTTGACGCAGTTTGTATCTTCGTGAATGACAGTGCAAATGCAGGGGTGCTGGAAATTTTGGCCAGTCAGGGAGTAAAATTAATTGCCCTTAGGAGTGCAGGTTATAATCATGTTGATCTTACAAAAGCAAAAGAACTCGGCATTAAGGTAGCAAGAGTACTGGCTTATTCCCCCTTTTCTGTAGCCGAACACACTGTGGCCTTAATTCTTACCATTAACCGAAAAACCCACCGTGCTTACAACAGAGTGAGAGAAGGAAACTTTTCCTTAAACGGACTCATGGGTTTTGATCTTAACGGCAAGACTGTAGGCCTTATTGGTCTCGGAAAAATTGGTATGTGCACGGCAAAAATACTACTTGGCTTTGGTTGTAAAGTCCTGGGATATGACCTTGAAAAATCTGAGGAAGCTGAAAATCTTGGCGTGGAATATAGTAGCCTGGATAATCTTTATTCCAGGGCAGATATTGTTTCCCTTCACTGCCCCTTAACTCCCCAAACGCATCATATCATTAACAAATCCTCCATTGCAAAAATGAAAAAAGGGGTAATGCTTATAAATACAAGCCGCGGCGCACTAGTGGACACTCAGGCAGTTATTGATGGCTTAAAGAGCGAGCAAATAAAATATCTGGGAATAGATGTTTACGAAGAAGAAGCCGATCTCTTTTTTGAAGATCTTTCAGATAAGGTGATACAGGACGATGTATTTATGCGTCTCCTCTCTTTTAACAATGTACTAATTACTTAG
- a CDS encoding PH domain-containing protein, translated as MYSRAEKPSALNISPDCLALTNKRVIFCRPRNLGLSMDFDDYLWKEVEDCHIKEGIMGATFTLNSVKGSSIEIDYLPKAQARMLYRYAQEQEEKMTEYR; from the coding sequence ATATATAGCCGTGCAGAAAAACCATCGGCACTAAACATCTCTCCCGATTGCCTTGCTCTTACCAATAAGCGGGTAATTTTTTGCCGCCCCAGGAATTTAGGTCTTTCAATGGATTTTGACGATTACCTGTGGAAGGAAGTTGAAGATTGCCATATAAAAGAAGGCATTATGGGGGCGACTTTTACTCTTAATTCCGTAAAAGGATCGAGTATAGAAATAGATTATCTGCCGAAGGCGCAGGCGAGGATGCTTTACCGTTATGCCCAGGAACAGGAAGAAAAAATGACGGAATACCGCTAA
- a CDS encoding App1 family protein, which produces MKNNIKGNLKEAVARVEHQLSMAKFTVKDKMNWLEPVKIFPYHGFGNEKYVYIKGRVLENEKVREKDHDGSNWEHIKDTYKRFESDEIPYIKVKGSFAGQEKEAETDEEGFFEFEFKFDSPIDYEKYGKKIKLELLETKTDEDEKEAEGIIFVPDKDTEFGIISDIDDTVLVSEITNFLARIKLALLHDATERSPFPGIAAFLRALQKGYDDKGVNPLFFVSGSEWNLYDLLVNFFRYHDVPEDPLFLKDKGLSRQEGRIETKGSAHKIEKIRHVLEAYPDLKFICIGDSGEKDPETYYHVMEEFPDRIIGIYIRDVSKDDRDNEVQEIKKKVEAKGAEMLLVEETLSAAKHAATMKWINEDQLEEIQKECEKDSKGK; this is translated from the coding sequence ATGAAAAATAACATTAAAGGCAATCTTAAAGAGGCCGTGGCACGGGTGGAACATCAATTATCTATGGCGAAGTTCACCGTTAAAGATAAAATGAACTGGCTCGAACCTGTTAAGATCTTTCCGTACCATGGCTTTGGAAATGAGAAGTATGTTTACATAAAGGGTCGTGTTCTTGAAAATGAAAAAGTAAGGGAAAAAGATCACGATGGCTCTAACTGGGAACATATTAAAGACACTTATAAAAGATTTGAGTCTGATGAAATTCCTTATATTAAAGTGAAAGGAAGTTTCGCCGGGCAGGAGAAGGAAGCAGAAACAGACGAAGAAGGTTTCTTTGAATTTGAATTTAAATTTGATTCGCCTATAGATTACGAGAAATACGGAAAGAAGATAAAGCTGGAACTGCTGGAAACGAAAACTGATGAGGACGAGAAGGAAGCGGAAGGAATAATTTTCGTTCCGGATAAAGACACAGAATTTGGAATAATTTCAGACATTGATGATACTGTTCTTGTTTCTGAGATCACTAATTTCCTGGCACGAATAAAATTGGCTCTTCTTCACGATGCCACCGAGAGAAGTCCTTTTCCCGGAATAGCTGCGTTCCTGCGGGCGCTTCAAAAAGGATATGATGACAAGGGTGTGAATCCGCTGTTTTTCGTGTCGGGTAGTGAATGGAATCTATATGATTTGCTGGTCAATTTCTTTAGATATCATGACGTTCCTGAAGATCCATTATTCCTAAAAGATAAGGGACTGAGCAGGCAGGAGGGCAGGATAGAAACCAAAGGGAGTGCACATAAAATTGAAAAAATCCGGCACGTTCTGGAGGCTTACCCCGACCTGAAGTTTATTTGCATAGGAGACAGTGGAGAAAAAGATCCCGAAACTTATTACCACGTTATGGAAGAATTTCCTGACAGGATCATAGGTATCTATATCAGGGATGTTTCCAAAGATGACAGAGATAATGAAGTGCAGGAAATAAAGAAAAAAGTGGAAGCTAAAGGAGCTGAAATGCTTCTGGTGGAAGAAACTTTGAGTGCTGCCAAACACGCTGCAACAATGAAGTGGATCAATGAGGATCAACTGGAGGAGATTCAGAAAGAATGTGAAAAAGATTCAAAAGGGAAATGA
- a CDS encoding nuclear transport factor 2 family protein, with the protein MKTTLQLFFLMLLSVPVVAQNSVEDEEQQIKDLITNYFNDIFSKNEQDKLSDYQTEDYLLLENGEVWDTEIIKGYMEKAAARERSPERINTFKFIEVKVSGDLAWAAYHNNAVFKRDGEKLGEMNWLESATAIRTKDGWKLQMLHSTIVKKEE; encoded by the coding sequence ATGAAAACTACTCTTCAACTATTCTTTTTAATGTTGCTCTCCGTTCCGGTAGTGGCCCAGAATTCCGTAGAAGATGAAGAACAGCAGATTAAAGATCTTATCACTAATTATTTTAATGATATTTTTTCCAAAAATGAACAGGATAAACTATCAGATTATCAAACGGAAGATTATTTGCTTCTCGAAAACGGTGAGGTTTGGGATACCGAAATAATTAAAGGATATATGGAGAAAGCTGCGGCAAGGGAAAGGTCACCGGAAAGGATCAATACATTTAAATTCATTGAGGTCAAAGTTTCCGGGGACTTGGCCTGGGCGGCTTATCACAACAATGCCGTTTTTAAAAGGGACGGGGAGAAACTTGGGGAAATGAACTGGCTTGAAAGTGCAACAGCCATTCGTACAAAGGACGGGTGGAAATTGCAAATGCTGCATTCTACGATTGTTAAAAAAGAAGAATAG
- a CDS encoding HEAT repeat domain-containing protein — protein sequence MKTLTRILLVSFASILMISCHFDVKVDSYTKTMETRSTADSELAEIVRNEKDPEVRKQALSKITFDPILTEIAKTDKDPEIRKLAVSKITFGPSLTDIAKSDKDPEVRKLAVSKITFDPSLTDIAKTDKDPEVRKMAVSQMNFSPSLKDIAKTDKDPEVRKAAIKRLAGL from the coding sequence TTGAAAACACTTACCAGAATTCTTCTCGTTTCATTCGCTTCCATTTTGATGATTAGTTGTCATTTTGATGTTAAGGTAGACAGTTATACGAAAACTATGGAGACCAGATCAACTGCCGATTCAGAATTAGCAGAAATTGTTCGAAATGAAAAAGATCCGGAAGTAAGAAAACAGGCACTTAGCAAAATCACTTTTGATCCTATCCTTACGGAAATAGCAAAGACTGATAAAGATCCCGAAATTCGAAAACTGGCTGTTAGTAAAATCACCTTCGGTCCCAGTTTGACAGATATTGCAAAGAGCGATAAGGACCCGGAAGTACGGAAACTTGCTGTGAGTAAAATCACTTTTGATCCAAGTTTAACTGATATAGCTAAGACCGATAAAGATCCCGAGGTAAGGAAAATGGCTGTGAGTCAAATGAATTTTAGTCCCAGCCTTAAAGACATAGCAAAGACAGACAAAGACCCGGAGGTAAGGAAAGCAGCCATTAAAAGATTAGCCGGGCTGTAA
- a CDS encoding VOC family protein has protein sequence MKVHPYLNFDGTAEEAFDFYKSVFGGEFKDKNRMSEAPGGDKLPEDEKNRLMHISLPIGNGIFLMASDIIPSAGHKLQAGNQTYVLLDIKDKAEADRLFNGLSEAGEIEMEMADTFWGAYFGSFADKYGIRWMINCDPNAE, from the coding sequence ATGAAAGTACATCCTTATCTAAATTTTGACGGTACAGCCGAAGAAGCATTTGATTTCTATAAATCGGTTTTTGGAGGAGAGTTCAAAGACAAAAACAGAATGAGCGAAGCGCCGGGAGGAGACAAACTACCCGAAGACGAAAAGAACCGCCTGATGCATATTTCCCTTCCCATTGGTAACGGAATTTTCCTGATGGCTTCAGATATTATTCCCTCTGCCGGACATAAACTGCAGGCGGGGAATCAGACTTATGTGCTGCTGGATATAAAAGACAAAGCAGAAGCAGATCGTCTTTTTAATGGCCTTTCTGAAGCCGGAGAAATTGAAATGGAAATGGCCGACACATTCTGGGGCGCCTACTTCGGAAGTTTTGCTGATAAGTATGGGATACGGTGGATGATAAACTGTGACCCGAATGCAGAATAA
- a CDS encoding universal stress protein, whose amino-acid sequence MILFTCTIASFVAQKGAKNIALQEAGEKGAEELNSLEKILIPVSNSETTEELINLGITVKSRKNKNELFALSIIDNSTTDATAHKNARKILQKAAIAASATDNSLHQLLRYDQSVTQGIVSVVREQQITDLILGLHIKEGISDSFLGNLTENILSKSNTTTLIYKAVQPFGTIKRHIILVLKQRQKRK is encoded by the coding sequence ATGATACTTTTCACCTGTACCATTGCATCTTTTGTCGCTCAAAAAGGAGCAAAAAATATAGCACTACAAGAAGCAGGAGAAAAGGGTGCAGAAGAATTAAACAGCCTGGAAAAAATTCTCATTCCTGTAAGTAATTCTGAAACCACCGAAGAACTGATCAACCTGGGAATTACAGTAAAATCAAGGAAGAACAAAAATGAGCTCTTTGCACTTAGTATTATTGACAATAGTACAACAGATGCCACTGCACATAAGAATGCCAGAAAAATTCTTCAAAAAGCAGCAATCGCAGCTTCGGCTACAGATAATTCCCTTCACCAACTTTTAAGGTACGATCAAAGTGTAACCCAGGGAATTGTTAGCGTAGTACGCGAACAGCAGATCACAGATCTTATTTTAGGCCTGCATATAAAAGAAGGAATTTCAGATTCTTTTCTTGGAAATCTCACAGAAAATATCTTAAGTAAAAGTAATACCACAACTCTTATTTATAAAGCAGTTCAGCCATTTGGGACAATTAAAAGACATATAATCCTGGTGCTTAAGCAAAGGCAGAAAAGGAAATAG
- a CDS encoding DinB family protein: MWEKPAGRAAVGFHLQHLTGVLDRMLTYASGKELSEEQFSALKMEGDPSAGNDVSGFVAAFDRKVDHALQVLSKIEKSSLTEFRSVGRKKLPSSVIGLLFHAAEHTQRHVGQLLVTASVVKVRPN, encoded by the coding sequence CTGTGGGAGAAACCTGCGGGGAGAGCTGCAGTAGGATTTCATCTTCAGCATTTAACCGGAGTTCTCGACAGGATGTTAACTTATGCTTCAGGAAAGGAACTTAGTGAAGAACAATTTTCAGCATTAAAAATGGAAGGTGATCCTTCCGCAGGAAATGATGTTTCAGGTTTTGTCGCTGCATTTGACAGAAAAGTGGATCACGCGTTGCAGGTACTTTCCAAAATAGAAAAATCGTCGCTTACAGAATTCCGGAGTGTTGGCAGGAAGAAATTACCATCTTCGGTAATCGGACTTCTTTTTCACGCTGCCGAACATACTCAGCGCCACGTTGGGCAACTTCTGGTAACAGCAAGCGTGGTTAAGGTACGGCCAAATTAA
- a CDS encoding ankyrin repeat domain-containing protein has protein sequence MKKISFLLLFIGATILGYAQKLYRAVEDGDIDKVTTLLAKNADVAEYNKKGLFPLWRSAADNNYEISELLIKSGADVNQKNKVAPGNSTPIQIPCQEGYFEIVRLLVNNGADVNLKGYLEFTPIRVAAQNGHMDIVRFLSENGAEIDTKARDGATPLEHAASKGHFEIVKYIVENGADVNNINAEGDFPIGEAAKSGHLTIIQLLIDNGANLSLKNNQGKNAFELAKEKNQTKAADLIKKFI, from the coding sequence ATGAAAAAAATAAGCTTCTTATTATTATTTATAGGTGCAACTATCTTAGGCTATGCTCAAAAGCTGTACAGAGCAGTTGAAGATGGAGATATTGATAAAGTAACCACATTATTAGCAAAAAATGCAGATGTTGCTGAATACAACAAAAAGGGTCTTTTTCCTTTGTGGCGTTCGGCTGCAGATAATAATTATGAAATTTCTGAACTTCTCATTAAAAGTGGAGCTGATGTTAACCAGAAAAACAAGGTGGCTCCGGGAAACTCAACCCCTATTCAAATTCCCTGTCAGGAAGGCTACTTTGAAATTGTAAGACTCCTCGTAAATAACGGAGCTGATGTGAATTTGAAAGGATACCTGGAGTTTACTCCAATTCGCGTAGCGGCTCAAAATGGCCACATGGATATTGTGAGGTTCCTGTCCGAAAATGGTGCAGAAATTGACACTAAAGCCCGGGATGGTGCTACTCCTCTGGAACACGCGGCCTCCAAAGGTCATTTTGAAATAGTGAAGTACATAGTTGAAAATGGAGCTGATGTAAATAACATTAATGCAGAAGGTGATTTTCCTATTGGTGAAGCTGCAAAAAGCGGACATCTTACCATAATTCAACTTTTAATTGATAATGGAGCTAACCTTTCTCTAAAAAATAATCAGGGAAAAAATGCCTTTGAACTGGCAAAAGAAAAAAATCAAACCAAAGCAGCTGATCTTATTAAGAAGTTTATTTAA
- a CDS encoding M23 family metallopeptidase → MMVKKTLFLFLFFFSFVQAQFAQQTKMIFNKTEDIEKGRELQNLLDNKQLDSLWNLMSDNFKQAVNGIDNFKQLSLSLESKLGAKLNILDEASFREAGAVSYYEISRFENAPSLTYKWVWQDSIIVGLSITPTPEAAESQYNNYQTKTELSLPFEENWYTAWGGDEAYLNKHIQSSNQKFAFDFLKAENGEVLKNGQRSENSDFYAFGAKILVPGKGVVVKVLDTVQDNILGKVNEKVPPGNHVVIDHQNGEYSFLAHFKQGSIKVKEGDKVEAGDLLGLAGNSGRSDVPHLHYHLQTQIEYN, encoded by the coding sequence ATGATGGTAAAGAAAACTCTGTTTCTGTTTTTATTTTTTTTCAGTTTTGTACAGGCCCAGTTTGCACAGCAAACTAAAATGATCTTCAATAAGACAGAGGATATTGAGAAAGGAAGGGAACTTCAAAATCTGCTTGACAATAAACAGCTGGACAGTTTATGGAATTTGATGAGTGATAATTTCAAACAGGCTGTCAATGGAATAGATAATTTTAAACAGCTTTCCCTTTCCCTGGAATCCAAACTTGGAGCAAAGCTAAATATTTTGGATGAAGCCAGTTTTAGAGAGGCAGGAGCTGTTAGCTACTACGAGATAAGCCGCTTTGAAAATGCACCTTCGTTGACCTATAAGTGGGTTTGGCAGGATTCAATAATAGTAGGATTGTCCATTACTCCCACGCCGGAAGCTGCAGAATCTCAATACAACAACTATCAAACTAAAACTGAATTGTCTTTACCTTTCGAGGAAAACTGGTATACAGCCTGGGGAGGAGATGAAGCATATTTGAATAAACACATTCAATCTTCAAACCAAAAATTCGCTTTTGATTTCCTTAAAGCTGAAAACGGGGAAGTATTAAAGAACGGCCAGCGCAGTGAGAATTCTGATTTTTATGCTTTTGGTGCAAAAATTTTAGTTCCGGGAAAAGGAGTAGTGGTTAAAGTTTTAGACACAGTGCAGGATAACATATTGGGCAAGGTGAACGAGAAAGTACCCCCGGGAAACCACGTGGTTATTGATCATCAAAATGGTGAATATTCCTTTCTGGCACATTTTAAACAGGGATCAATAAAAGTTAAAGAGGGTGACAAAGTGGAGGCAGGGGATCTTTTAGGATTGGCGGGCAATAGCGGAAGAAGTGATGTCCCGCATCTGCATTATCACTTGCAGACCCAAATAGAATACAATTAG
- a CDS encoding DoxX family protein, with protein sequence MKTRKKQKIIFWTATGFIFLFEGVMPALTSQTDLAKEGISHLGYPEYFGTALVIFKVLGSIALVIPKVPARFMEWVYAGFTFDFIFAFISHWAVDGAGIQTFFPLVILAILMVSYVYYHKLKAKPQEEVPLSLRTNSV encoded by the coding sequence ATGAAAACACGTAAAAAACAAAAGATCATTTTCTGGACGGCCACCGGATTTATTTTTCTTTTTGAAGGAGTTATGCCTGCCCTCACCTCTCAAACTGATCTGGCTAAAGAAGGGATCTCTCACCTTGGCTACCCCGAATATTTTGGTACAGCCCTTGTTATTTTTAAAGTTTTAGGTTCTATAGCCCTTGTAATCCCTAAAGTTCCAGCCCGGTTTATGGAGTGGGTATATGCGGGATTTACCTTTGATTTTATTTTTGCTTTCATCAGCCATTGGGCAGTTGACGGGGCCGGGATACAAACTTTTTTTCCGCTTGTGATTCTGGCAATTTTAATGGTCTCCTATGTTTACTACCATAAGTTAAAAGCTAAGCCTCAGGAGGAGGTGCCGCTTTCACTTCGAACAAATTCTGTATAA
- a CDS encoding ion channel yields the protein MLKGNLGNHLILLFLFCSQTAVFGQQDSLTSVINKELVVGVYTEPPYVIKGKNGSWDGISIRLWRGIAEDMDLDYRFMEVEKGSPAAELQQGADVILTGNVTAEAENQVDFSHIYHTADLGLAKPQTTNLSDIVKAFFSERFWYIAGSLSILLLIVGTIIYFIERNQNEDQFGGERSVAKGIGSGFWWAGVTMTTIGYGDKAPQTFFGRAVALIWMLVAMGVTAVLTASLVSAVMGGSGKNKISVPNDLRDMKIAAVENSPAAEYLNAERVSFHSFPDIQKALEATNKNDIDAVLHSVLDEIPN from the coding sequence ATGCTTAAAGGAAATCTTGGTAACCACCTAATCTTATTATTCTTATTCTGTAGTCAAACAGCTGTTTTCGGGCAACAGGACAGTCTTACTTCAGTAATAAACAAAGAGCTGGTGGTGGGAGTATATACTGAACCTCCTTATGTGATAAAGGGGAAGAACGGATCCTGGGATGGTATAAGTATAAGATTATGGCGAGGGATTGCAGAAGATATGGATCTTGATTACAGGTTTATGGAAGTTGAAAAAGGATCTCCGGCGGCCGAATTACAGCAGGGAGCAGACGTAATTCTTACCGGGAATGTAACTGCAGAAGCAGAGAATCAGGTGGATTTCAGTCACATCTATCACACTGCAGACCTGGGGTTGGCAAAACCTCAAACGACAAATCTTTCTGATATTGTCAAAGCCTTTTTTAGTGAACGTTTTTGGTATATCGCAGGTTCGCTTTCAATTTTGCTTCTAATCGTGGGAACAATTATTTATTTTATTGAAAGAAATCAAAATGAAGATCAATTTGGAGGGGAGAGGTCGGTTGCCAAAGGAATTGGCTCGGGCTTCTGGTGGGCTGGTGTTACGATGACTACAATTGGATATGGAGATAAAGCGCCTCAAACTTTTTTTGGACGTGCAGTGGCGCTCATTTGGATGTTGGTAGCTATGGGTGTAACCGCGGTGCTTACTGCCTCGCTGGTTTCTGCGGTAATGGGAGGATCGGGTAAAAATAAAATCAGTGTTCCTAATGATCTCAGGGATATGAAAATTGCCGCTGTGGAAAATTCTCCGGCTGCAGAATATCTCAATGCTGAGAGAGTTTCTTTTCACTCCTTTCCCGATATTCAAAAGGCTTTAGAGGCTACAAATAAAAATGATATTGACGCGGTGCTACATAGTGTACTTGATGAGATACCAAATTAA
- a CDS encoding CIA30 family protein has product MKTLFLYVLLMNSLLLYDFSASSDWSSWEIENDVVMGGKSSSELTRSPEGNAVFTGFVSLENNGGFASMQNHFASRDIKGYDRAVIRLKGDGKKYQFRIKANLEEKASYVYDFKTSGDWQTIEIPLNQMKPTYRGNKLDLPNFNADKIQEIRFFIGNGKAENFKLEIDKIELQPG; this is encoded by the coding sequence ATGAAAACCCTGTTTTTATACGTTTTACTTATGAACAGCTTACTACTCTATGATTTTAGTGCCTCTTCTGACTGGTCTTCCTGGGAAATAGAGAATGACGTGGTAATGGGAGGAAAATCCTCCAGTGAACTCACTCGAAGCCCGGAGGGAAATGCAGTCTTTACAGGATTTGTTTCCCTTGAAAACAACGGCGGATTTGCTTCTATGCAAAATCATTTTGCATCCCGGGACATCAAAGGATATGATCGGGCAGTCATCCGCCTAAAAGGGGATGGCAAAAAGTATCAGTTTAGAATAAAGGCAAATCTGGAAGAAAAAGCTTCCTATGTATATGATTTTAAGACTTCCGGAGACTGGCAAACGATAGAAATACCTCTTAACCAAATGAAACCCACCTACCGCGGAAATAAGCTGGACCTGCCAAATTTTAACGCAGATAAGATCCAGGAGATCCGATTTTTTATTGGCAATGGAAAAGCTGAAAATTTTAAGCTTGAAATTGATAAAATAGAGTTACAGCCCGGCTAA
- a CDS encoding iron chaperone, translating to MSTVDQKPENIDDYIGTFHENVQQLLQQVREAILKAAPQAQEVISYAIPTYVLAGNLVHFAAFKNHIGFYPGPSAIAEFRQELTKYKGAKGSVQFPLKEPIPFETISKIVKFRVEENLARAKAKSVKK from the coding sequence ATGAGTACAGTAGATCAAAAGCCTGAAAATATTGACGACTACATAGGAACCTTTCATGAAAATGTACAACAACTTTTGCAACAGGTGAGAGAGGCAATTCTCAAGGCAGCTCCCCAGGCACAAGAGGTCATTTCTTATGCCATACCTACTTATGTGCTGGCGGGGAATCTCGTACACTTTGCCGCCTTTAAAAACCACATAGGTTTCTATCCGGGTCCGTCGGCCATTGCTGAATTTAGACAAGAACTAACCAAGTACAAAGGGGCAAAAGGATCTGTGCAGTTTCCCCTGAAAGAACCTATTCCTTTTGAAACTATTTCTAAAATTGTCAAATTCAGGGTAGAGGAGAACCTCGCCAGAGCAAAAGCTAAGTCAGTAAAGAAATAG